The following are encoded together in the Bacteroidales bacterium genome:
- a CDS encoding DUF2442 domain-containing protein — protein sequence MILLKIIKAKYIENYKLDLSFNDGFRGIVDLKSKIFTDHRSIFKALQNVEYFKNFTQNRWTIEWNNGVDLAPEFLHELASAQK from the coding sequence ATGATACTTTTAAAAATCATAAAAGCTAAATATATTGAAAACTATAAACTTGACTTATCTTTTAATGATGGTTTCAGAGGTATTGTTGATTTAAAAAGTAAAATTTTCACTGACCACAGGAGTATTTTTAAAGCATTACAAAACGTAGAGTATTTTAAAAATTTCACGCAAAATCGTTGGACAATCGAATGGAATAATGGTGTTGATTTAGCTCCCGAATTTCTTCATGAATTAGCATCTGCACAAAAATAA
- a CDS encoding DUF6463 family protein, translated as MKITNGKILIFFGIIHSLLGISPIAFGKQFLNFANKYFFKISGGLSESPLLNGQINYENFAAFWFFYFGILLIPTGILVNYVEKENKQIPKSFIWAYLIVVLIGAYMIPFSGMTVFMLPHAIYMLVKSKKILEK; from the coding sequence ATGAAAATAACTAACGGAAAAATTTTAATATTCTTTGGCATTATCCACTCGCTTTTAGGAATATCACCAATTGCATTTGGAAAGCAGTTTTTAAATTTTGCAAATAAATACTTTTTTAAGATTAGTGGAGGATTATCTGAATCTCCATTGCTAAACGGACAGATTAATTATGAAAATTTTGCAGCATTTTGGTTTTTTTATTTTGGAATTTTATTAATCCCCACAGGAATTCTTGTGAATTATGTAGAAAAGGAAAATAAACAAATTCCTAAAAGCTTTATTTGGGCGTATTTAATAGTTGTGTTAATAGGTGCCTATATGATACCATTTTCCGGAATGACTGTTTTTATGTTACCTCACGCAATTTATATGTTAGTTAAAAGTAAAAAAATATTAGAGAAATAA
- a CDS encoding DUF134 domain-containing protein, translating into MPRPKKERRVHKPPFYTRFKPTGIAAKDLKQLTLSLDEYEAIRLADFYGMSQEEAAEEMEISRPTFTRLIEQARKKMADFLINGKVLILEGGNIHFKNNVIRCEDCGHMFTTSLQTIIQNCPNCDSSNLTNLAGGFGHGRCCIK; encoded by the coding sequence ATGCCCAGACCCAAAAAAGAACGAAGAGTTCATAAACCTCCTTTTTATACCCGATTTAAACCTACGGGTATTGCAGCAAAAGATTTAAAACAATTAACGCTTTCATTGGATGAATATGAGGCTATTCGTTTAGCTGATTTTTACGGAATGTCGCAAGAAGAAGCTGCTGAGGAAATGGAAATTTCCAGACCTACTTTTACGCGTTTAATAGAACAGGCAAGAAAAAAAATGGCTGACTTTTTAATAAACGGAAAAGTGTTAATTCTTGAAGGCGGAAACATTCATTTTAAAAACAACGTGATTCGTTGTGAAGATTGCGGACATATGTTTACAACTTCATTACAAACAATTATTCAAAACTGTCCTAATTGTGATTCTTCAAATTTAACAAATCTTGCCGGCGGTTTCGGGCACGGCAGATGTTGTATTAAGTAG
- a CDS encoding type II toxin-antitoxin system YafQ family toxin has translation MSEKKNKKKDYLNTNCLSEDYNFEIYYTSSFLKNLKKYFKTKSDLSRLCEAVKELSKHGNLINPKYKAHNLKGKLKEYREAHLKNDLLIVWKIENDSIVMIIAAGTHSDLFD, from the coding sequence ATGTCTGAAAAGAAAAACAAAAAAAAGGATTATCTAAACACAAATTGCCTTTCCGAAGATTATAATTTTGAAATTTATTATACTTCTTCTTTCCTTAAAAACCTGAAAAAATACTTTAAAACAAAAAGTGATTTATCAAGATTATGTGAAGCTGTAAAAGAATTAAGCAAACATGGTAACTTAATAAATCCGAAGTATAAAGCTCATAATTTAAAAGGTAAATTAAAAGAATACAGAGAAGCACACCTAAAAAATGATCTTCTTATTGTCTGGAAAATTGAAAATGACAGTATTGTTATGATTATCGCTGCAGGCACTCATTCAGATTTATTTGATTAA
- the amrB gene encoding AmmeMemoRadiSam system protein B, whose translation MKIRKPTVSGKFYPSDKKDLRKLLDRILNSEKRNIKTELNEKRIIGGVVPHAGYIYSAYQAVHFFEILKSSNQTFDTFIILNPNHTGYGTEISIDNNDQWETPLGIVDVDIELAQLTDFTFSSDAHKYEHSGEVMLPLLQHFIQYDFQILPVTMSVQNFYNSQLIANRIYFAAKKLNRKICFIASSDFSHFVDPEFGKKQDFKVIKKILAFQSEDIIKTVKTNNISMCGYGPVATLTEYAQIVSDKPKAELLKFGHSGEVHYSNDVVDYASILVYE comes from the coding sequence ATGAAGATAAGAAAACCGACTGTTTCAGGCAAATTTTATCCTTCCGATAAAAAAGATTTAAGAAAATTATTAGACAGAATTCTAAATTCAGAAAAGAGAAATATTAAAACTGAACTAAATGAAAAACGAATTATAGGTGGTGTTGTACCACATGCAGGTTATATTTATTCTGCATATCAAGCAGTACATTTTTTTGAAATTTTAAAATCAAGCAATCAAACATTTGATACGTTTATTATATTAAATCCAAACCATACAGGTTACGGAACTGAAATTTCTATTGATAATAACGATCAGTGGGAAACACCTCTCGGAATAGTTGATGTTGATATAGAATTAGCTCAATTAACCGACTTTACATTTTCATCTGATGCACATAAATACGAGCATTCAGGTGAAGTTATGTTACCTCTGTTACAACATTTTATTCAGTACGATTTTCAAATTCTTCCCGTTACTATGTCAGTTCAAAACTTCTATAATTCACAACTCATTGCAAATCGGATCTATTTTGCAGCAAAAAAACTTAATCGCAAAATATGTTTCATTGCATCATCAGACTTCTCTCATTTTGTTGATCCTGAATTCGGTAAAAAACAAGATTTTAAAGTTATTAAAAAAATTTTAGCGTTTCAATCCGAAGATATTATTAAAACCGTTAAAACTAATAATATTTCAATGTGCGGCTACGGGCCTGTTGCAACATTAACGGAATATGCCCAAATCGTATCAGACAAACCAAAAGCCGAACTGCTTAAATTCGGACATTCAGGAGAAGTTCATTATTCAAATGACGTAGTTGATTATGCTTCAATATTAGTTTATGAATAA
- a CDS encoding T9SS type A sorting domain-containing protein translates to MKKIIILINLTMIFSLVYSQEFPSPENFEIEVCYNNPYGTCGFEYPEYSYVYTYQFNTPDTAGIEADLIEYNIYFDNYSDTSLIHTILDTIYTVSNFGIGQYYVTAVYSDPDGESSPSNIVELTDDDFPLFIENSDLQKEILIYPNPTNGKINILISEQIEKITICDISGKVILKTTRKEINLSEQKTGTYFLKIETATSILTEKIIIK, encoded by the coding sequence ATGAAAAAAATAATCATATTAATCAACTTAACAATGATTTTTAGTCTTGTATATTCACAAGAATTTCCAAGTCCCGAAAATTTTGAAATTGAAGTATGTTATAATAATCCTTACGGAACTTGTGGGTTCGAATATCCTGAATACTCTTATGTATATACATATCAATTTAATACTCCTGATACTGCCGGAATAGAAGCTGATTTAATAGAGTATAATATTTACTTTGATAACTACTCTGACACTTCACTTATTCATACAATTTTAGATACTATTTATACAGTAAGTAATTTCGGGATAGGACAATATTATGTTACAGCAGTTTATTCTGATCCTGACGGAGAATCTTCTCCATCAAATATTGTTGAATTAACTGATGACGATTTTCCATTATTTATTGAAAATTCTGATTTGCAAAAAGAAATTTTAATTTATCCAAACCCTACAAACGGAAAAATTAACATTTTAATATCGGAACAAATTGAAAAAATAACTATTTGTGATATATCAGGAAAAGTAATCCTTAAAACAACAAGAAAAGAAATTAATTTATCCGAACAAAAAACAGGGACATATTTCTTGAAAATTGAAACAGCAACAAGTATTCTGACAGAAAAAATTATTATAAAATAA
- a CDS encoding type I restriction enzyme HsdR N-terminal domain-containing protein, whose protein sequence is MFQKLNLPEYSLKIKKTEKGISVFDIIRKKYILLSPEEEVRQLFIHFLINEKKYPRGLLAVETQLKIFNLVKRTDIVLYDKKGNVSVIVECKAPTIKISQQTFDQIARYNMNFKAKYLIVTNGMNHYCCKPDYITGSYEFLKDIPNYEVLT, encoded by the coding sequence ATGTTTCAGAAACTTAATCTTCCCGAGTATTCTTTAAAAATAAAAAAAACCGAAAAAGGAATATCAGTTTTTGACATAATCAGAAAAAAATACATATTGTTAAGCCCTGAAGAAGAAGTAAGGCAACTTTTTATTCATTTTCTGATTAATGAAAAAAAATATCCAAGAGGACTGTTAGCTGTAGAAACACAATTAAAAATTTTTAATTTAGTTAAAAGAACTGATATTGTATTGTACGATAAAAAAGGAAACGTAAGTGTTATTGTTGAATGTAAAGCACCGACAATAAAAATTTCTCAACAAACATTTGATCAAATAGCTCGATATAATATGAACTTTAAAGCAAAATATTTGATAGTTACTAACGGAATGAATCACTATTGCTGCAAACCTGATTACATAACCGGAAGTTATGAATTTTTGAAAGACATTCCGAATTATGAGGTTTTAACCTAA
- a CDS encoding DUF4160 domain-containing protein: MPEICRFYGIIVRMFFDDHNPPHFHIEYQDYEASINIEDGVVKGEIPRRALRLVFDWLDLHKDELIENWISIQKTGEFKKIEPLK, from the coding sequence ATGCCGGAAATTTGTAGATTTTACGGAATTATTGTCAGAATGTTTTTTGATGACCATAATCCACCACATTTTCATATTGAATACCAAGATTATGAGGCATCTATTAATATTGAAGACGGAGTTGTAAAAGGCGAAATACCCAGAAGGGCATTGAGACTTGTATTTGACTGGTTAGATTTACATAAAGATGAATTGATAGAAAATTGGATTTCGATACAAAAAACAGGAGAATTTAAAAAAATTGAACCTCTAAAATAA
- a CDS encoding class I SAM-dependent methyltransferase: protein MQKNKSGFVVTISGKEIQVNRPEPIISDIEVVPYKRRENPQFAVEDIVAGYYVLIVDFYSSGLTILKELKKYLNKKYSDQSYKGQRDYRSAFRKLSHRLLLEINNHKLSVRKAPEIGWLKILYSELTGFLLPVPQVQGLNSSWQWYKKGILIPVSERKIHPWFGTYFPTRFEHLELFDNWLKRYKGEKKSAFDIGIGSGILSFQMLKHGFRKIYGTDSNPNAIVGLYEDLNKNNLSSKIELIHGDLFAGCNVKTELIVFNPPWLPASYNSEGMDKAVYYDADLFTRFFEQAKKYLKPDGKVVFIFSNLAQITELVESHPIETELSGGGRFEKELFLQKKVRSASENTRRNLDRRSSEMVELWVLKPAEI from the coding sequence ATGCAGAAGAACAAATCAGGATTTGTCGTAACAATTTCAGGAAAGGAAATACAGGTAAATCGACCGGAGCCTATTATTTCTGATATTGAAGTAGTACCGTATAAACGCCGAGAAAATCCGCAATTTGCTGTTGAGGACATTGTTGCAGGATATTATGTGTTAATCGTTGATTTTTACAGCAGCGGGCTTACAATATTAAAAGAGCTGAAAAAATATCTTAATAAGAAATATTCTGATCAATCATATAAGGGACAACGTGATTATCGTTCAGCATTTCGCAAACTTTCGCATCGATTATTGTTAGAAATAAATAATCATAAATTAAGCGTACGAAAAGCACCTGAAATCGGTTGGCTCAAAATATTATATTCCGAATTAACCGGATTTTTATTGCCGGTTCCTCAAGTTCAGGGATTAAACAGTTCATGGCAATGGTATAAGAAAGGGATTTTGATTCCGGTTTCAGAAAGAAAAATACATCCTTGGTTCGGAACTTATTTTCCGACTCGATTTGAACATTTAGAGCTTTTCGATAACTGGTTGAAAAGATACAAAGGAGAAAAAAAATCAGCTTTTGATATTGGAATCGGCAGCGGAATACTTTCTTTTCAGATGTTAAAACACGGTTTCCGAAAAATTTACGGAACGGATTCTAATCCGAATGCAATTGTAGGATTATACGAAGATTTGAATAAAAATAACTTGTCTTCAAAAATAGAACTGATACACGGCGACTTGTTTGCCGGCTGCAATGTAAAAACAGAATTAATAGTATTTAATCCGCCGTGGCTTCCGGCTTCTTATAATTCGGAGGGGATGGATAAAGCCGTATATTACGATGCCGATTTGTTTACACGCTTTTTCGAGCAAGCAAAAAAATATCTTAAACCGGACGGGAAAGTAGTTTTTATATTTTCAAATTTGGCACAAATAACTGAACTTGTTGAGAGTCATCCTATTGAAACAGAATTATCCGGCGGCGGAAGATTCGAAAAGGAATTATTTTTGCAAAAGAAAGTTCGTTCAGCTTCTGAAAATACACGAAGAAACTTGGATAGGCGAAGTTCTGAAATGGTAGAATTGTGGGTTTTGAAACCGGCTGAAATATAA
- a CDS encoding helix-turn-helix domain-containing protein, with protein MDNITTFDEHLDKRYGKKGTKKRTEFEIKAKAFAIGEIIRDTRKKAKMTQEQLANKTGTKKSFISRIENGHSDIQLSTLYRLIEIGFGQRLNISIV; from the coding sequence ATGGACAATATAACAACATTTGATGAGCATCTTGACAAAAGATACGGAAAAAAAGGAACTAAAAAAAGGACTGAATTTGAAATAAAAGCAAAGGCATTTGCAATTGGTGAAATTATTAGAGATACAAGGAAAAAAGCAAAGATGACACAAGAACAACTTGCAAACAAGACCGGGACGAAAAAAAGTTTTATATCACGCATTGAGAACGGACACAGCGACATTCAATTATCTACTCTTTACAGACTGATTGAAATTGGTTTTGGTCAAAGACTTAATATATCAATAGTGTGA
- a CDS encoding type II toxin-antitoxin system RelE/ParE family toxin, with the protein MERKRELVYFKNYFDDFFDLQTEKVKDKIDYVLFTITVAERVPAKFLKYITGTDGLFEIRIKYMSNIYRIFCCFDKGKIVVLFNGFQKKSQKTPKKEIERALRIKDEYFKQKEV; encoded by the coding sequence ATGGAAAGAAAAAGAGAACTGGTATATTTTAAAAATTACTTCGATGATTTCTTTGATTTGCAGACAGAAAAAGTTAAAGATAAAATAGATTATGTATTATTCACGATAACTGTTGCAGAAAGAGTTCCCGCAAAATTTCTGAAATACATTACCGGAACTGACGGATTGTTCGAGATAAGGATTAAATATATGAGTAACATTTATCGAATATTTTGCTGTTTTGACAAAGGAAAAATTGTTGTTCTTTTTAATGGATTTCAAAAGAAGTCTCAAAAGACACCAAAAAAAGAAATTGAAAGGGCATTAAGAATTAAGGACGAATATTTCAAACAAAAGGAGGTATAA
- a CDS encoding DUF2867 domain-containing protein, with protein MKINKEIHFARLWKVNKIANDFILWDVWEIPIVANNSDTENFRSFYKIVLEIFKKLQTKTTLVSFLFTLRYWISKIFPLDKNINTLPIPDCRETTVKSRLTGQDIEKSKPGKAIKGIGTDLEFRPVYLFEDESLHELSNDTVHALIHVGWIKKNDNYYTATIAVYVIPRGIYGKIYLKLIEPFRRLIVYPAMMKAIKAQWQEYILTKD; from the coding sequence ATGAAGATAAATAAAGAAATACATTTTGCGCGTTTATGGAAAGTAAATAAAATTGCTAATGATTTTATCTTATGGGATGTTTGGGAGATACCAATCGTTGCAAATAATTCTGATACCGAAAATTTTCGATCTTTTTATAAAATAGTATTGGAAATATTCAAAAAATTGCAAACAAAAACAACATTAGTTAGTTTTCTTTTTACCCTGCGATATTGGATAAGTAAAATTTTCCCTCTTGACAAGAATATTAATACTTTACCCATTCCGGATTGCCGAGAGACGACTGTTAAGAGCAGATTAACCGGACAAGATATTGAAAAAAGTAAACCCGGAAAAGCTATTAAAGGCATTGGTACAGATTTAGAATTTCGCCCTGTTTATCTGTTCGAGGATGAGAGTTTGCATGAACTTTCTAACGATACCGTACATGCACTTATACATGTTGGTTGGATTAAAAAAAATGATAATTATTACACGGCAACAATAGCTGTTTATGTAATTCCGAGAGGCATTTACGGGAAAATATATCTGAAATTGATTGAACCTTTTCGCAGGCTTATTGTCTATCCTGCAATGATGAAGGCAATTAAGGCACAATGGCAGGAATATATTTTAACGAAAGATTAA
- a CDS encoding DUF2314 domain-containing protein, protein MGLLTKLFGKKEQTENVRKRKDNPDVYNIPSESERMNWGIKKAKLTLHYFESCLKNPKTNQQYFSVKVKIEENDKTEHLWLTDPDFDKEGNLFGIVGNEPIDIKKVKIDQKIGIDRNLISDWMIIEDGRLIGGYTIRAIREGLKGESLQNFDKSLGGMYVDDGEDYFKPNFETPEGAILSIEEAYDNDDLDKAVSCKNFIKEAELMLKKTLKTEINNDLIDKTAEVLKLSFIKSLQDDGMPKFKNIKRAFKRQKISDDHFVITEICYYPDGRKSSQRLNTFKTENGWKVLNPEN, encoded by the coding sequence ATGGGATTACTTACAAAATTATTTGGAAAAAAAGAACAAACAGAGAATGTCAGGAAACGCAAAGATAACCCTGATGTTTATAATATACCAAGTGAAAGCGAAAGAATGAATTGGGGTATAAAAAAAGCAAAATTGACATTACATTATTTTGAAAGCTGCCTAAAAAATCCAAAAACTAATCAACAATATTTCTCTGTTAAAGTAAAGATTGAAGAAAATGATAAAACAGAACATTTATGGCTCACAGATCCTGATTTTGATAAAGAAGGAAATTTATTTGGGATTGTAGGTAACGAACCAATTGATATAAAAAAAGTCAAAATTGATCAAAAAATTGGGATTGACAGAAATTTAATATCTGATTGGATGATTATTGAAGACGGAAGACTCATTGGCGGATATACGATAAGAGCAATCAGAGAAGGTTTAAAAGGAGAAAGTTTGCAAAATTTCGACAAAAGTTTAGGCGGAATGTATGTTGATGACGGAGAAGATTATTTCAAACCCAACTTTGAAACACCGGAAGGTGCAATATTATCAATTGAAGAAGCATATGACAATGATGATTTAGACAAGGCTGTTAGTTGTAAAAATTTTATAAAGGAAGCTGAATTAATGTTAAAAAAGACATTGAAAACTGAAATAAATAATGATCTTATTGATAAAACAGCAGAAGTTTTAAAATTATCATTCATTAAAAGTTTGCAAGATGACGGAATGCCAAAATTTAAAAATATTAAAAGAGCATTTAAAAGACAAAAAATATCAGACGACCACTTTGTTATTACTGAAATTTGCTATTATCCTGACGGCAGAAAATCTTCACAGAGATTAAACACTTTTAAAACTGAAAACGGATGGAAAGTATTGAATCCTGAAAATTAA
- a CDS encoding Nif3-like dinuclear metal center hexameric protein: MKIKDITNYLESIAPLSYQESYDNTGFITGNKDIELTGVLITLDSTEEVVEEALRKGANLIIAHHPVIFKGLKKITGSNYIERTVIKAIKNDIAIYAVHTNLDNIITGVNSVLCDKLKLKNCRILKPVTNELRKLVTFVPINHADTVRNALFKAGAGHIGNYDNCSFNLTGSGTFKAGENTNPFAGEKHKVHFEEEIRTETVYPKAIEQKIIHALTEAHPYEEVAYDIYPIENRYEKVGAGMIGETENPTDVLSFLKEIKKALNAKVIRHTNLSDKPIKKVALCGGAGSFLLCEAIRQKADIFISGDFKYHEFFDADNKIIIVDAGHYETEQFTKELIYDTLKKKFNNFACFLSKINTNPINYL, from the coding sequence ATGAAAATAAAAGACATAACAAACTATTTAGAAAGTATTGCTCCGCTTTCATATCAAGAATCATATGATAATACCGGATTTATTACCGGGAATAAAGATATTGAACTTACAGGTGTTCTTATAACTCTTGACTCTACAGAAGAAGTTGTTGAAGAAGCCCTCCGAAAAGGTGCAAATTTAATTATAGCACATCATCCTGTCATCTTTAAAGGTTTAAAAAAAATTACCGGAAGTAATTATATTGAACGCACTGTAATTAAGGCAATTAAAAATGACATTGCAATATATGCCGTCCATACAAATCTTGATAATATAATAACAGGCGTTAATTCCGTGCTTTGTGATAAATTAAAACTTAAAAATTGCAGAATTCTTAAACCTGTAACAAACGAACTGAGAAAACTTGTAACATTTGTACCGATTAATCATGCAGATACTGTAAGAAATGCTTTATTCAAAGCCGGTGCAGGACATATAGGAAATTACGACAATTGCAGTTTTAATTTAACAGGATCAGGTACATTTAAAGCCGGAGAAAACACTAATCCTTTTGCAGGCGAAAAACATAAAGTTCATTTTGAAGAAGAAATTCGCACCGAAACAGTTTATCCTAAAGCAATTGAACAGAAAATTATTCATGCTTTAACAGAAGCACATCCTTACGAAGAAGTTGCTTATGATATTTACCCGATTGAAAACAGATATGAAAAAGTAGGGGCAGGAATGATTGGTGAAACTGAAAATCCTACAGATGTTTTATCATTTCTTAAGGAAATTAAAAAAGCATTGAATGCAAAAGTGATAAGGCATACAAACTTATCGGATAAACCAATTAAAAAAGTTGCATTATGCGGCGGTGCCGGAAGTTTCTTATTATGTGAGGCAATAAGACAAAAAGCAGATATTTTTATATCAGGTGATTTTAAATATCACGAATTTTTTGATGCTGATAATAAGATCATTATAGTTGATGCAGGGCATTATGAAACAGAACAATTTACAAAAGAATTAATTTATGATACACTAAAGAAAAAATTTAATAACTTTGCATGTTTTTTATCAAAAATAAATACAAATCCAATAAATTACTTATAA
- a CDS encoding alkaline phosphatase family protein, producing the protein MKKIIIIFISLTLFTVFASGQKKTAPEKPKLIVSIFVEGMRYDYLYKYWDYFTKGGFKALVSEGMFYKNAEYNYLYTKSSSAYATFVTGANPSQHGIVNDYRYLRLSNKKEYCIYDKNSKPLGSSDYNDKSSPASLLASTFSDELRLSNYKQSKVISISPKDYAAVLPAGHLGNAAYWLDKETGNWMSSSYYFSELPEWVNRFNNKKFPDIYLSKIWNTYLPVEKYDKSLADNNSFETGYLGGHTTFPYDLIEIKADAETYDILNYTPFGNTYTKDFAVSAIVNEELGSDKYCDYLNVSFTANYNITKKFSIRSVEIADAYIRLDRDIEHFLNFINDYVGIENTVIILSSDRGSTDSPKLLKSINMPGGYFKDKNAETLLQSFLRAIYHTDNLIEYFDGSYLYLNRNKIEDENFDLNEIQRKISDFLVNFTGVANSVTSADLESRNYTSGMLMRAQNSYHKKRSGDISVILEPGYIPGSDKNYGSGYRNYTHVPLIFYGWKIKAGESYEPVSMTDVAPTLARFLQIAYPNASTGKVLKELLK; encoded by the coding sequence ATGAAAAAAATAATAATAATATTTATAAGCTTAACACTATTTACAGTTTTTGCTTCAGGGCAAAAAAAAACAGCTCCTGAAAAACCTAAACTTATTGTCAGTATCTTTGTTGAAGGAATGAGATACGATTATCTTTATAAATATTGGGATTATTTCACCAAAGGAGGATTTAAAGCATTAGTATCAGAGGGAATGTTCTATAAAAATGCAGAATACAATTATTTATATACAAAATCCTCTTCAGCTTATGCAACTTTTGTTACAGGAGCAAACCCGTCGCAACACGGAATTGTTAATGATTACAGGTATTTAAGGCTGTCTAATAAGAAAGAATACTGTATATACGACAAAAATTCTAAACCTTTAGGCTCTTCTGATTATAACGATAAAAGCTCTCCTGCTTCACTTTTAGCATCAACTTTTTCAGATGAATTAAGATTATCAAATTATAAACAATCTAAAGTAATAAGCATTTCACCAAAAGATTACGCAGCTGTTTTACCGGCAGGACATCTCGGAAATGCTGCTTATTGGTTAGATAAAGAAACAGGAAACTGGATGTCAAGTTCGTATTACTTTTCAGAATTACCTGAATGGGTTAATCGTTTCAACAATAAAAAATTTCCGGATATTTATTTAAGCAAAATATGGAATACTTATCTTCCTGTTGAGAAATACGATAAAAGCCTTGCCGATAATAATTCATTTGAAACAGGATATTTAGGCGGACATACTACATTCCCTTATGATCTTATTGAAATTAAAGCTGATGCCGAAACATACGACATATTAAATTATACACCTTTCGGAAATACTTATACAAAAGATTTTGCAGTTTCTGCAATTGTTAATGAAGAACTCGGCAGTGATAAATATTGCGATTATTTAAATGTAAGTTTCACAGCTAATTATAATATCACAAAAAAATTCAGTATCAGATCAGTAGAAATTGCAGATGCATATATCAGATTAGACAGAGACATTGAGCATTTTCTGAATTTTATTAATGATTATGTCGGAATTGAAAATACTGTAATCATATTAAGTTCCGACAGAGGATCTACAGATTCCCCGAAACTTTTAAAAAGTATAAATATGCCCGGAGGTTATTTCAAGGACAAAAATGCAGAAACTCTGTTACAAAGTTTTCTCAGAGCAATTTATCATACCGATAATTTAATAGAATATTTTGACGGTTCTTATTTATATCTTAACAGAAATAAAATTGAAGATGAGAATTTTGATTTGAATGAAATTCAACGAAAAATTTCTGATTTTTTGGTAAATTTTACGGGGGTTGCAAATTCGGTTACTTCCGCAGATCTCGAAAGCAGAAATTATACTTCAGGTATGTTAATGAGAGCACAAAACAGTTATCATAAAAAGCGTTCAGGAGATATTTCAGTAATATTAGAACCGGGCTATATTCCCGGCAGTGATAAAAATTACGGGTCAGGATACAGAAACTACACACATGTTCCGTTGATTTTTTACGGTTGGAAAATAAAAGCCGGAGAAAGTTACGAACCCGTTTCAATGACTGATGTAGCCCCTACCCTTGCACGTTTTTTGCAAATTGCATATCCTAATGCGTCAACTGGTAAAGTTTTAAAAGAGTTATTGAAATAA